The genomic DNA GTCGACCGTCGCCGGGTCGGCGCCCGGGCGGGCGAGCGCGCTCATCGGGATCGGGGTGACGGAGGGCAGGCCGTCGTAGGGGGTCAGCCCGTCCGGAGCCGTGCCGACCGCGGCGAGCAGGGCGACGCCCTGTCCGGTGCGGGCGATGTCGAGGACGCCGGCGAGATAGCCGGCGTCGCCGACGACCGCGGCGGGTACGCCGTGCGCGGCCAGGGTGGAGATGGCGCGGCGGCGGATCGCGCACGGGTCCTCGATGGCGACGAGCGGGACCGGCGCGGGCGCCGCCGGGGGCTGCCAGCCGGGCGTGGCGTGCCAGGTGAGCGGGAGGCCGCCGACCGGTGTGCCCTCGGTGGCGGCGGCCTCGGTGACGTACACCGCGACGTCCACGCTGCCGCGTTCCACGGCCTCGACGAGCCGGGCCGAGCGGTCGATGCGGAAGCGGACCCGGCAGCCGGGCCGCACCTCCTGGACGGCCGCGGTCAGCCGTGGCAGAAACTGGTCGGCCGCGTGTTCGGTGGAGCCGATGGTGACGGTGTCGCCCTCCACGTCCAGCAGGGTGCGTACGGCCTCGTCGTGCACGGCGAGGATGCGCCGGGCCTGTTCGAGGAGGAGCCGTCCTTCGGGGGTGAACCGGGTGCCCCGCCCCTCCCGCTCGACGATCGGCAGGCCCAGTGTCTTCTCCAGTCTGCGCACATGCTGGCTGACCGCGGACTGGCTCAGGGCGAGGGCCCGGGCCGCCCGGTGGAAGCCGCCGCAGTCGGCGATCGTGGTCAGGCTGCGCAGGGCCACGATGTCGAGGACAGGTTGGGGCATGCCGGTGACGGTAGCCGTTTCCCGCACCGATCGCGATAACTGATCGATTTCGATGCGGAATCATCGTTGGACGTGATCGGTCGTGGCCGGTCATGATGGGCGCATGCTGCACACGACCGCTTTCGCTGCCTTTCTGACGCAGCGCCGAGTCATCGACTTCGGCGTGGCGTGCAGCGCGCGTTGTCGTTGACCGATCGCCGCTCTCCGGCACCCTTCCCGAGTTCTCGCTGATCACGTCCGCCCTGCGCACTGACACGTGACGGCGGCTCCGGCCTGCACTCTTTCTCCCCCTTCGTTCGATTCCCCTCCCCTTGCCCCTCGTTGGGAGCTGTCACCCCATGCCCTCTTCCTCCGTCTCGTCCTGGGACGAACCCGAAGGCCTCGCCGCGCGCGGCACGTTGATCGTGCTGGCCGGGCGGGGCGAACACGGCGGTGTCTACGAGCGGTTCGGCCGCCGGCTCGGCTTCGACGCCTACCGCGTCCGCGCCCTCGGTGACCCGACCGCCGACCCCGCCGTACTGGAGCAGGCCGCCAAACTGCTCGCCGACGAGTCGCTGCCCGGCCCGAAGGTGCTGGTCGGCTCGGACACCGGCGCGCGCTACGCCCTTCAGCTCGCCGCCGAGCAGACCGCGGGCGTCGACGCGCTGATCCTCGCCGGGCTGCCCACCGGGGCCTGGACTGCGGGCAGTTGGGAGGAGGAGGCCGCGGCGCGCACCGCCTGCCCGACCCATCAGGGGCGCCTCACCAACGACTCCGAGTTCCGCCGGGGCGCCATCGACAGCGCACCCGAGCTGCCCGAACCGAATCCGGACCTGGTGCGCGTCCCGGTCCTGGCCCTGCACGGCCAGGCCGACACGATCAGCCCGCTCGACCGGGCGCTGAGCGTCTACGCCGGTCACCCGAACGTGCACACCGTGACCTTCGTGGACGGCCGGCACGACGTCCTCAACGACGCCCTGCACCGCACCGTCGCCGCCACGGTCGTCCTCTTCCTCGAACGGCTCCGCCTCTCCTCCGAACTTCCCGCGATAGCCGAGGAGTTGACATGAGCCCCCGTGTGACGACCACCGTCGCCGAGCTGACCGAGCTCCTCGGGTCCGAGCGGCCGCCCGTGCTGCTCGACGTCCGCTGGGCCCTCGGCGATCCCCACGGCCGCGACCACTACGCGGACAGCCACATCCCGGGCGCGGTCTACGTCGACCTGGACACCGAGCTGGCCGCACCGGCGAGCCCCGAGGGCGGCCGGCATCCGCTCCCCGACCTCGCCCAACTGCAGGAGTCCGCCCGCCGTTGGGGCATCGGGAGCGGACGATCCGTCGTCGTCCACGACGACCTGGGCAACACGGCGGCCGCCCGCGCCTGGTGGCTGCTGCGCTATGCGGGAGTCACCGAAGTGACCCTGCTGGACGGGGCGTTGGGCGCCTGGCGCGCGGCGGGGCTGCCGCTGGAGTCCGGGATTCCCGCCGATCCGGCCCCGGGTGACATCGTGCTCAGCGCGGGCGCACTGCCGATCACCGATGCCGACGGGGCCGCCGAACTCGCCGTGTCCGGGGTGCTGTTGGACGCGCGTGCCGGTGAGCGCTACCGGGGCGAGGTCGAGCCGGTGGACCCGCGTGCCGGCCACATTCCGGGGGCCGTGTCCGCGCCGACCGGGGAGAACCTGGCGGCGGACGGGACCTTCCTGTCGCCCGAGCTGCTGCGCAAGCGGTTCGAGGAGCGGGGTGCCGGTGCCGCTTCACGCATCGGCGTGTACTGCGGGTCCGGGGTCACCGCCGCGCATCAGATCGCGGCGCTGGAGATCGCCGGGTTCGAGGCGACGCTCTTCCCCGGTTCCTGGTCCGCCTGGTCCGCCGATCCCGCGCGGCCGGCCGCGACGGGAGACCGGCCATGACGACGAAACCCCTGAACTCGGCCGTGCTGCCCGCGCAGTTGGCGCCCGCGGACACCCCTCAGCCGGCCGCGCGCGTCACCATTCGCGGCCGGACGAAGACCGCCCGCCGCTTCACCGTCCCCCGTTCCGTACGGCGTGCCGCCGGACCCGTCGGGCTCGTCCTGCTCTGGTTCCTGACGTCCGCCACCGGGGTGCTCCCCGAGTCCGTGCTGGCCTCCCCCGTCGACGTCATCCGGCAGGCGGTGGACCTGACGAAGAACGGTGAACTGCCCAGCGCCATCGCCGCGTCGGGCCGCCGTGCCGCCATCGGCTTCCTGATCGGCGCGACGGTCGCACTGACGCTGTCGCTGGTGGCCGGGCTGTTCCGGCTCGGCGAGGACGTCATCGACTCCTCGATGGGCATGTTCCGGGCGATCCCCTGGGTGGGTCTGATCCCGCTGTTCATCGTCTGGTTCGGCATTGAGGAGACCCCGAAGATCGCGCTGGTCGCGCTCGGGGTGACGTATCCGCTGTACTTCAACATCTACGGCGGCATCCGCTCCACCGACGCCCAACTCGTCGAGGCCGCACGGATGATGGGGCTCGGCCGGTTCGGTCTGATCAAGTACGTGATCCTGCCGAGCGCGCTGCCCGGGGCACTCGTGGGCCTGCGGTACGCGCTGTCCACCGCGTGGCTGGCGCTGGTCTTCGCCGAGCAGGTCAACGCGGACGCGGGGCTCGGCTATCTGATGAGCAACGCCCAGCAGTACTTCCGTACGGACGTCATCGTGCTGTGCCTCGTCGTGTACGCGCTGCTCGGGCTGGCCTGCGACTTCGCCGTACGGATCCTGTCGCGCCGGCTGCTGACCTGGCGGGCCAACTTCGAGGGTGAGGCGTAGAGATGGCCAACTCCGTTGAGATACGCGGGCTTTCGCGGGCCTTCGACGGCAACACCGTGCTGCACGCGCTCGATCTGGACATCCGTGAGGGCGAGTTCGTGGCCCTGCTCGGGCACAGCGGCTGCGGCAAGTCGACACTGCTGCGGATTCTCGCCGGACTCGACGACGAGATCGGCGGCGAGGTGACCGTGCCCGCGCGGCGCAGCGCGGCCTTCCA from Streptomyces sp. NBC_01478 includes the following:
- a CDS encoding LysR family transcriptional regulator translates to MPQPVLDIVALRSLTTIADCGGFHRAARALALSQSAVSQHVRRLEKTLGLPIVEREGRGTRFTPEGRLLLEQARRILAVHDEAVRTLLDVEGDTVTIGSTEHAADQFLPRLTAAVQEVRPGCRVRFRIDRSARLVEAVERGSVDVAVYVTEAAATEGTPVGGLPLTWHATPGWQPPAAPAPVPLVAIEDPCAIRRRAISTLAAHGVPAAVVGDAGYLAGVLDIARTGQGVALLAAVGTAPDGLTPYDGLPSVTPIPMSALARPGADPATVDAAFAAVRDLLR
- a CDS encoding sulfurtransferase, which encodes MSPRVTTTVAELTELLGSERPPVLLDVRWALGDPHGRDHYADSHIPGAVYVDLDTELAAPASPEGGRHPLPDLAQLQESARRWGIGSGRSVVVHDDLGNTAAARAWWLLRYAGVTEVTLLDGALGAWRAAGLPLESGIPADPAPGDIVLSAGALPITDADGAAELAVSGVLLDARAGERYRGEVEPVDPRAGHIPGAVSAPTGENLAADGTFLSPELLRKRFEERGAGAASRIGVYCGSGVTAAHQIAALEIAGFEATLFPGSWSAWSADPARPAATGDRP
- a CDS encoding alpha/beta hydrolase; the encoded protein is MPSSSVSSWDEPEGLAARGTLIVLAGRGEHGGVYERFGRRLGFDAYRVRALGDPTADPAVLEQAAKLLADESLPGPKVLVGSDTGARYALQLAAEQTAGVDALILAGLPTGAWTAGSWEEEAAARTACPTHQGRLTNDSEFRRGAIDSAPELPEPNPDLVRVPVLALHGQADTISPLDRALSVYAGHPNVHTVTFVDGRHDVLNDALHRTVAATVVLFLERLRLSSELPAIAEELT
- a CDS encoding ABC transporter permease — its product is MTTKPLNSAVLPAQLAPADTPQPAARVTIRGRTKTARRFTVPRSVRRAAGPVGLVLLWFLTSATGVLPESVLASPVDVIRQAVDLTKNGELPSAIAASGRRAAIGFLIGATVALTLSLVAGLFRLGEDVIDSSMGMFRAIPWVGLIPLFIVWFGIEETPKIALVALGVTYPLYFNIYGGIRSTDAQLVEAARMMGLGRFGLIKYVILPSALPGALVGLRYALSTAWLALVFAEQVNADAGLGYLMSNAQQYFRTDVIVLCLVVYALLGLACDFAVRILSRRLLTWRANFEGEA